One segment of Bacillus alkalisoli DNA contains the following:
- a CDS encoding peptide-binding protein, whose translation MKLKQKGLLLIALSLVLTLFLAACGSNNTTTPTTPTTPGNNNNNNTGTEEAPEEEGPQVGGNLVIGASGSPTLFNGYYSADTASSAIEGFIFDALVGSDTSFDTTLSMAESWDASEDNMEHTFKLREGLKFHDGEPVTADDVVFSLSIPLHEDYDGPRRGYFERIASVEKVDELTVKITLSDIDPTIHIAFGFPILPKHILGEVAIADLGEYTEFNVKNPIGSGPFKFDVWEDGQYVRVVANDDYWEGRPFLDSLTYRIIPDADALLTALAAGDIDYYTVPASDYQTALEWEEQGKLKIESGLALSYTYLGYNLRNPLFEDKTVRQAITHALDRETMVATILNNDGEVAHVPESPLSWAYSEDVPKFEYNVEKAKAMLEEAGWTPGADGTLEKDGKKFEFTLKTNQGNKIREDLAVVIQDQLAGLGIKVTPDIMEWSAFLADVNPPAWNFDAIILGWALSTDPNPSGIFHSKEIEEGLNFVGFSNEEADKYMDLNMSTMDREERAEYIQAANRIIAEEQPYTFLYYPNAHRAMPANLEGFEFHARAEFYNIHKWWLKQD comes from the coding sequence GTGAAGCTAAAACAAAAAGGCTTACTGTTAATCGCATTATCACTAGTTTTAACGTTATTTTTAGCAGCGTGTGGCAGCAACAACACAACAACACCAACAACGCCAACAACACCTGGTAATAATAACAACAATAACACAGGTACTGAAGAGGCACCTGAAGAAGAAGGTCCACAAGTTGGTGGTAACTTAGTAATTGGTGCTTCTGGAAGCCCAACATTATTCAATGGTTACTATTCTGCAGATACTGCTTCTTCTGCAATCGAAGGATTTATCTTTGATGCATTAGTTGGAAGTGACACTTCTTTTGACACAACTTTATCTATGGCTGAAAGCTGGGATGCTTCAGAAGACAACATGGAGCACACGTTCAAATTACGTGAAGGCTTAAAGTTCCATGATGGTGAGCCTGTAACAGCTGATGACGTAGTATTCTCTTTAAGCATTCCTTTACATGAAGACTATGACGGTCCTCGTCGTGGTTACTTTGAAAGAATCGCTTCTGTTGAAAAAGTTGACGAGTTAACTGTAAAAATCACTTTAAGCGATATCGATCCAACTATCCATATTGCTTTTGGTTTCCCTATCTTACCTAAGCACATCTTAGGTGAAGTTGCAATCGCTGACTTAGGTGAATATACTGAGTTCAACGTAAAAAACCCAATCGGTTCAGGTCCATTCAAGTTTGACGTTTGGGAAGATGGTCAATATGTACGCGTAGTTGCAAACGATGATTATTGGGAAGGTCGTCCTTTCCTTGATTCTTTAACTTACCGTATTATTCCTGATGCTGATGCATTATTAACTGCTTTAGCAGCTGGAGACATTGATTATTACACAGTTCCTGCTTCTGATTACCAAACTGCTTTAGAGTGGGAAGAGCAAGGTAAACTTAAAATCGAATCTGGTTTAGCATTATCTTACACTTACTTAGGTTACAACCTACGTAACCCATTATTCGAAGACAAGACTGTTCGTCAAGCAATTACTCACGCTTTAGACCGTGAAACAATGGTTGCGACAATTTTAAATAACGATGGAGAAGTAGCTCACGTACCTGAGTCTCCATTAAGCTGGGCTTATAGCGAAGATGTTCCTAAATTCGAGTACAATGTAGAAAAAGCAAAAGCTATGTTAGAAGAAGCTGGTTGGACTCCAGGTGCTGACGGCACATTAGAGAAAGACGGCAAAAAATTCGAATTCACTTTAAAAACGAACCAAGGTAACAAAATCCGTGAAGACTTAGCGGTAGTAATTCAAGATCAATTAGCTGGTCTTGGTATCAAAGTTACTCCAGATATCATGGAATGGTCTGCATTCTTAGCGGATGTTAACCCTCCTGCATGGAACTTTGATGCAATCATCTTAGGATGGGCATTATCAACTGATCCAAATCCAAGTGGTATCTTCCACTCTAAAGAAATTGAAGAAGGCTTAAACTTTGTTGGGTTCTCTAATGAAGAAGCTGACAAATATATGGACTTAAACATGAGTACTATGGACCGCGAAGAGCGTGCTGAGTACATCCAAGCAGCAAACAGAATCATTGCTGAAGAGCAACCATATACTTTCTTATACTATCCAAATGCACACCGTGCAATGCCTGCTAACTTAGAAGGCTTTGAGTTCCATGCAAGAGCGGAATTCTACAACATTCACAAATGGTGGTTAAAGCAAGACTAA
- a CDS encoding ABC transporter permease, translating into MISYIIRRTLMAIPLLFGITILSFAIMQMAPGGPSSLMMDPNISQKDLEKFNDRYGLNDPVHIQYYRWVSNMAKGDFGTSLIRRGVPVSEMIWNRLPNTLLLMVSSTILAVIISIPFGVISARKQYTLTDYSVTITSFIGLATPNFWIGLVLIMFFSVHLGWFPTGGIKTLNTDFSLLDRLHHLILPAIVLATADMAGLTRYTRSSMLDVLKQDYMRTARAKGLKENKVVYKHGLRNGLIPVITIFGLMLPGFIGGSVVVEKIFAWPGIGLLFIDSAFQRDYPVIMALTVISAVFVVIGNLIADILYAIFDPRIEF; encoded by the coding sequence ATGATCTCATATATCATTAGACGTACACTAATGGCGATTCCATTATTATTCGGGATAACCATTCTTTCTTTTGCGATCATGCAGATGGCACCGGGTGGACCAAGTTCCTTAATGATGGACCCTAATATTAGTCAAAAAGATTTAGAGAAATTTAACGATCGTTACGGTTTAAATGACCCAGTTCATATTCAATATTATCGATGGGTTAGTAACATGGCAAAAGGTGACTTTGGTACATCTTTAATTCGCCGTGGTGTACCTGTAAGTGAAATGATTTGGAACCGACTACCTAACACGTTATTACTAATGGTTTCTTCAACTATTTTAGCTGTAATAATATCTATTCCGTTTGGAGTAATATCAGCAAGGAAGCAATACACATTAACGGACTATTCCGTTACAATTACATCATTCATTGGTTTAGCAACGCCAAACTTCTGGATTGGTTTAGTATTAATTATGTTCTTCTCTGTACATTTAGGTTGGTTCCCTACTGGTGGAATTAAAACGTTAAATACTGATTTTAGTTTACTAGATAGACTACACCATTTAATTTTACCTGCAATCGTTTTAGCAACAGCTGATATGGCTGGATTAACGCGTTATACACGTTCAAGTATGTTAGACGTATTAAAACAAGATTACATGCGTACAGCTCGTGCAAAAGGATTAAAAGAAAACAAAGTAGTTTACAAACACGGATTACGAAACGGTTTAATCCCAGTAATTACAATCTTTGGATTAATGTTACCTGGATTTATTGGTGGATCTGTAGTTGTAGAAAAAATCTTCGCTTGGCCAGGAATCGGATTACTATTCATTGATTCAGCGTTCCAACGTGATTATCCAGTTATTATGGCATTAACAGTAATTTCTGCGGTCTTTGTTGTAATCGGCAACTTAATTGCTGATATTTTATATGCAATTTTTGATCCGCGGATTGAATTCTAG
- a CDS encoding peptide ABC transporter substrate-binding protein, with protein MKKSKFLLLLAFSLVLSAFLAACGAGGNTNNAQQGQEDQPPAGSGEPSGEQILNILESAEIPTMDSVLGTDAVAFNVMNNVFEGLYRLGENDEVVEGVATGHEVSEDGLTYTFELREDAVWSNGTPVTANDFVFAWQRAVNPETGSEYGPYMMSGKIANASEVANGELPLEELGVKALDDYTLEVTLEEPVAYFESLMTFPTFFPQNQEFVEEQGNKYALEPEHLIYNGPFVMEDWQHEVSWKLVKNTDYWDADTVVLEEINVDVVKEVSTGINLYQAGQIDISPGLTSEFVTRYQDDPNLISYLQPVLFYFKFNQTKNEALANVNIRRALAKGFNKEAITSVILNNGSLPANYLIPVNFVEHPETGEDFRATHGNFNEFNVEEAQELFAKGLEELGQESITVELLGGDTETSRRMHEFLQAELAKNLPGLTIRVKEVPFAQRLQLDDNLDYDMQLSGWGPDYLDAISFANLWVTDGGNNKMGYSNPEYDRLINDVMTTLANNPAERFEAMQEAERILLEEDAAIAPIYQRGMTRLWQPYVQNVHMHNFGPDFSYKWAYISK; from the coding sequence ATGAAAAAGTCAAAATTTTTACTACTTTTAGCTTTTTCTCTTGTACTAAGTGCATTTTTAGCTGCATGTGGTGCTGGTGGAAACACGAACAACGCACAACAAGGACAAGAAGATCAGCCACCTGCTGGTAGCGGTGAGCCATCAGGAGAACAAATACTTAATATTTTAGAATCTGCAGAGATTCCAACAATGGATTCCGTTTTAGGTACGGATGCAGTAGCTTTCAACGTTATGAACAACGTATTCGAAGGTTTATATCGTTTAGGAGAAAATGATGAAGTTGTTGAAGGTGTAGCAACTGGTCATGAAGTAAGTGAAGACGGATTAACTTATACTTTCGAACTTCGCGAAGATGCTGTATGGTCGAACGGTACGCCAGTAACTGCAAACGATTTCGTTTTTGCTTGGCAACGTGCTGTTAACCCAGAAACAGGATCTGAATACGGTCCTTACATGATGAGTGGTAAAATCGCTAATGCTTCTGAAGTTGCAAACGGGGAACTTCCTTTAGAAGAACTTGGTGTAAAAGCACTTGACGATTACACTCTTGAGGTAACATTAGAAGAACCAGTAGCATATTTTGAGTCTTTAATGACTTTCCCAACGTTCTTCCCACAAAACCAAGAGTTTGTTGAAGAACAAGGTAACAAATATGCTTTAGAACCAGAACACTTAATTTACAATGGTCCTTTCGTAATGGAAGACTGGCAACATGAAGTTAGTTGGAAACTTGTGAAAAACACAGATTACTGGGATGCTGACACAGTAGTATTGGAAGAAATTAATGTAGACGTAGTTAAAGAAGTATCTACAGGAATTAACCTTTACCAAGCTGGACAGATTGATATTTCTCCTGGTCTTACTTCGGAGTTTGTAACTAGATATCAAGATGATCCAAACTTAATTAGCTATTTACAACCAGTATTATTCTACTTTAAGTTTAATCAAACAAAAAATGAAGCATTAGCAAACGTTAATATCCGCAGAGCTCTTGCAAAAGGTTTTAATAAAGAAGCTATTACTTCTGTTATTTTAAACAACGGTTCTCTTCCAGCGAACTACTTAATTCCAGTTAACTTTGTTGAACATCCTGAAACTGGTGAAGATTTCCGTGCAACACATGGTAATTTCAACGAGTTTAATGTGGAAGAAGCACAAGAATTATTCGCAAAAGGTTTAGAAGAGCTAGGTCAAGAATCTATCACTGTTGAGCTTTTAGGTGGAGACACTGAAACATCTAGAAGAATGCATGAGTTTTTACAAGCTGAGTTAGCTAAGAACTTACCTGGATTAACGATCCGCGTTAAGGAAGTTCCATTTGCTCAACGTTTACAATTAGATGATAATCTTGATTACGACATGCAATTATCTGGTTGGGGACCTGACTATTTAGATGCTATTTCATTCGCTAACCTGTGGGTTACGGATGGTGGAAACAACAAAATGGGCTACTCTAATCCAGAATATGATCGACTAATCAATGATGTTATGACTACTTTAGCTAATAATCCAGCTGAACGTTTTGAGGCAATGCAAGAAGCTGAGAGAATCTTACTTGAAGAAGATGCAGCGATTGCACCAATTTACCAACGTGGTATGACACGTTTATGGCAGCCTTATGTACAAAACGTACACATGCACAACTTTGGACCTGACTTTAGCTATAAGTGGGCATACATTAGCAAATAA
- a CDS encoding YjbA family protein: MLYLHDVWVNWFEGEENGYNVCHFHEWRKDDSVELLDQAPLLYVDTILYNYIENDLQELPASLLEEVYQKSYIRKNHERIQLEYCFVVTDGKGILAVDTIGYSIPIRKSRLIPRQEQLVFDMVENHDRTKYHFDTFSKSQGDYHILSPSPDSMRGLTRKERQLKQLLFMALDQLKTTNNTAEIRYWYTEWNPIFYNMIQDKPFEEVWNLLFEDIQVGWTSKHEIFCENLIKGQPFFEKLWEMEQQPKVN, translated from the coding sequence ATGTTATATCTTCATGACGTATGGGTAAATTGGTTTGAAGGAGAAGAAAATGGCTATAACGTTTGTCATTTTCATGAATGGAGGAAAGATGATAGTGTGGAGCTATTAGATCAGGCGCCATTACTATATGTTGATACCATTTTATACAATTATATTGAAAATGATTTACAAGAATTACCTGCTTCTTTATTAGAAGAAGTATACCAAAAGAGTTATATAAGAAAGAATCATGAGCGTATACAACTAGAGTACTGTTTTGTCGTAACAGATGGGAAAGGTATTTTAGCCGTAGATACAATTGGTTATTCCATTCCTATTAGAAAAAGTCGTCTTATTCCGAGGCAAGAGCAGCTTGTATTTGATATGGTTGAAAATCATGATAGAACGAAATACCATTTTGATACTTTTAGTAAATCGCAGGGTGACTATCATATCTTATCCCCGTCACCTGATAGTATGAGAGGTTTGACTAGAAAAGAGCGACAACTTAAGCAACTATTGTTTATGGCACTTGACCAATTAAAAACTACTAATAACACCGCAGAAATTAGATATTGGTATACAGAATGGAATCCTATTTTTTATAATATGATTCAAGATAAGCCATTTGAAGAAGTATGGAATTTACTATTCGAAGATATACAAGTTGGATGGACAAGCAAACATGAAATATTTTGTGAGAATTTAATAAAAGGACAACCATTTTTCGAGAAACTATGGGAAATGGAGCAACAACCGAAAGTTAACTAA
- the trpS gene encoding tryptophan--tRNA ligase encodes MKTIFSGIQPSGTVTLGNYIGAMKQFVELQNDYNCYFCIVDQHAITVYQDPQQLRKAIRNLAALYVAIGLDPKKVTLFIQSEVPAHAQLGWMMQCVSYIGELERMTQFKDKSTGKEAVSAGLLTYPPLMAADILLYKTDVVPVGEDQKQHLELTRDLAERFNKKYREVFTVPEVKIAEVGARIMSLADPTKKMSKSDANQKAFLSLLDDPKVMEKKIKSAVTDSEGIVKYDKENKPGVSNLLSIYSILGEVTIKDLEEKYEGVGYGQFKQDLADVVVDFFTPIQERYNELVNSDELDRILDEGAEKANKMAMKTLKKVENAMGLGRKRR; translated from the coding sequence ATGAAAACGATCTTTTCAGGTATTCAACCGAGTGGGACAGTTACGTTAGGAAACTATATCGGGGCAATGAAACAATTTGTAGAATTACAAAATGACTATAATTGTTATTTCTGTATTGTTGACCAACATGCTATCACGGTTTACCAAGACCCACAACAACTAAGAAAAGCTATTAGAAATTTAGCTGCACTATATGTAGCAATCGGATTAGATCCGAAGAAAGTTACTTTGTTCATTCAATCTGAAGTACCAGCTCACGCACAACTAGGCTGGATGATGCAATGTGTTTCTTATATCGGAGAATTAGAAAGAATGACTCAATTTAAAGATAAATCCACTGGTAAAGAAGCTGTATCAGCTGGGCTTTTAACCTATCCACCGTTAATGGCAGCAGATATTTTATTATATAAAACAGATGTCGTTCCAGTCGGTGAAGACCAAAAACAACATTTAGAATTAACAAGAGATTTAGCAGAAAGATTTAATAAGAAATATCGTGAGGTATTTACTGTTCCAGAGGTAAAGATTGCTGAAGTTGGTGCTCGTATTATGTCATTAGCTGATCCAACGAAGAAAATGAGCAAATCTGATGCGAACCAAAAAGCATTTTTATCTTTACTGGACGATCCAAAAGTGATGGAGAAAAAAATCAAAAGTGCAGTAACGGATAGTGAAGGAATTGTAAAATACGATAAGGAAAATAAACCTGGTGTATCTAATCTATTATCCATTTATTCTATTTTAGGTGAGGTTACTATAAAAGACTTAGAAGAAAAGTATGAAGGTGTCGGCTATGGTCAATTTAAGCAAGATTTAGCGGATGTAGTCGTTGATTTCTTCACTCCGATTCAAGAACGTTATAATGAGCTAGTTAATTCTGATGAATTAGACCGTATTCTTGATGAAGGTGCAGAAAAAGCTAATAAAATGGCGATGAAAACGTTGAAAAAAGTTGAAAATGCTATGGGTCTTGGTAGAAAAAGAAGATAA
- a CDS encoding DUF3899 domain-containing protein, whose protein sequence is MNVKKIIIQFLILLLLTILISLLYYKEISLLTLINTSFVLSSVIIFTTLLLFVTQKGFFDGISYGFRKIFATSQADKDLERDISTLRPPSELVAPIQAANVMYSSLLLFVLMLIGVFMFYL, encoded by the coding sequence GTGAATGTAAAAAAAATCATTATCCAGTTTCTCATCTTATTGTTACTTACTATACTTATTAGTTTGCTGTATTATAAAGAGATTTCATTGCTTACGTTAATTAACACGTCTTTCGTTCTTTCTAGTGTTATTATTTTTACAACTTTGCTTCTGTTTGTAACACAAAAAGGTTTTTTTGATGGCATTAGTTACGGCTTTAGGAAGATATTTGCCACTAGTCAAGCAGATAAAGATTTAGAAAGGGATATATCAACATTAAGGCCTCCATCGGAGTTGGTCGCTCCAATTCAAGCAGCCAATGTTATGTATAGCTCCCTTCTACTTTTTGTGCTTATGTTAATTGGAGTTTTTATGTTTTATCTTTGA
- the opp4C gene encoding oligopeptide ABC transporter permease, producing MQTQTSPETNSALNPNAIGKHESMTKIVVRKFFKNKLAVIGATLLTIIILAAIFAPVLTQHSYSDQNLMNRLQSPSSEHWLGTDRYGRDVFARILFGARVSLMVGFVSIAGSITIGTIVGAVAGYFGGRIDAFLMRIVDVIISIPSIFLLITLVTIFTPGVDKLILIFALLGWTTTARLVRGEFLSLRTREFVLASKTIGTRSHTIIFSHILPNAIGPIIVAATLGVGGVILAESTLSYLGLGIQPPIPSWGNMLQDAQNFTIMLKHPWYPMIPGVMILITVLSFNFVGDGLRDALDPKMND from the coding sequence ATGCAAACTCAAACATCACCTGAAACTAATAGTGCGTTAAACCCCAATGCAATTGGAAAACATGAATCGATGACAAAGATAGTTGTTCGAAAGTTTTTTAAGAACAAACTTGCCGTTATTGGGGCAACATTATTAACGATTATCATATTAGCAGCAATTTTCGCACCAGTATTAACGCAACATTCATATAGTGACCAAAACTTAATGAACAGATTACAGTCACCTAGCTCTGAACATTGGTTAGGAACTGACAGATATGGTCGTGACGTGTTTGCTCGTATTTTATTCGGAGCAAGAGTTTCTCTAATGGTTGGATTTGTCTCTATCGCAGGATCTATTACAATTGGAACAATAGTTGGAGCAGTAGCTGGATACTTCGGTGGAAGAATTGACGCTTTCTTAATGCGTATAGTAGACGTAATTATCTCTATTCCAAGTATTTTCTTATTAATCACGTTAGTTACAATCTTCACACCTGGTGTGGACAAACTAATTTTAATCTTTGCATTACTAGGTTGGACTACAACTGCTCGTCTTGTTCGTGGAGAATTTTTATCACTTCGTACTCGTGAATTCGTTTTAGCATCTAAAACGATTGGAACACGTAGTCATACTATTATTTTCTCGCACATTTTACCGAATGCAATCGGTCCAATCATCGTAGCTGCTACTCTTGGAGTAGGGGGAGTAATCTTAGCTGAGTCTACATTAAGTTACTTAGGTTTAGGTATACAACCGCCAATTCCGAGTTGGGGTAACATGTTACAAGACGCTCAAAACTTTACAATTATGTTAAAACACCCTTGGTATCCAATGATTCCAGGAGTAATGATTTTAATAACAGTATTATCTTTCAACTTTGTTGGTGACGGACTTCGTGACGCACTAGATCCAAAGATGAACGATTAG